In Arachis hypogaea cultivar Tifrunner chromosome 17, arahy.Tifrunner.gnm2.J5K5, whole genome shotgun sequence, a single window of DNA contains:
- the LOC112766716 gene encoding uncharacterized protein — MRPTLFLSLYFVHILLMMFTIVFVLLSSFPFLLSLPLPNDTVVSARLLDAQLQNLGFNTFSRPITSGVPYDAKVPKTLNGVKVSAMRLRSDSLWHRGVQFYKEFEIPKRVIEHPFVERLVLVYQNLGNLSNKYYPLHGYTYLAPVLGLLAYNGTNLSHSMVPELLHIRAYKNPILIKFSNVNLPQSGSLSKCVYFGLNGSVQFDRLLPNNVCSSFQQGHFSIVVESKSVPPSPHDPNKKYDFCILIPCLVGGFLLLVILGVVVGAVRRAKQGARIQHLEYVADNSEALEIKYIGGTKLPSAGRIRTRPEIEHTYIF, encoded by the coding sequence ATGAGGCCTACcttatttctctctctttattttgttCACATACTCTTGATGATGTTCACAATTGTCTTTGTTCTGCTCTCATCATtcccatttcttctttctttgccACTTCCAAATGATACTGTTGTCTCAGCAAGGTTGTTAGATGCACAACTTCAAAATTTGGGTTTTAACACATTTTCAAGGCCTATAACATCTGGGGTACCCTATGATGCCAAAGTGCCCAAAACCCTAAATGGGGTTAAGGTCTCAGCAATGAGGCTTAGGAGTGATAGTTTGTGGCATAGAGGTGTTCAATTCTACAAAGAATTTGAGATCCCAAAAAGGGTTATTGAGCACCCTTTTGTTGAGAGGCTTGTATTGGTATACCAAAACTTAGGCAATTTGTCTAATAAATATTACCCTTTACATGGTTACACATATTTGGCTCCAGTTTTGGGTCTATTGGCCTATAATGGTACCAATTTGTCTCATTCAATGGTACCTGAATTATTGCACATTAGAGCttataaaaatccaattttgatAAAGTTTTCTAATGTCAATTTACCACAATCAGGTTCATTGTCTAAGTGTGTGTACTTTGGTTTAAATGGTTCAGTACAATTTGACAGACTATTACCCAATAATGTATGTTCAAGTTTCCAACAAGGGCATTTTTCAATAGTGGTGGAATCAAAATCAGTTCCCCCATCACCACATGACCCTAACAAGAAGTATGATTTTTGTATACTAATTCCTTGTTTGGTTGGTGGGTTTTTGTTGTTGGTCATATTGGGTGTAGTTGTTGGTGCTGTGAGAAGAGCCAAACAAGGTGCAAGGATACAACATTTAGAATATGTAGCTGATAATAGTGAAGCTTTGGAGATAAAATATATTGGGGGCACAAAGTTGCCATCAGCAGGAAGGATTCGAACAAGACCAGAGATAGAACACACTTACATTTTTTAG